In a genomic window of Streptomyces pristinaespiralis:
- a CDS encoding non-heme iron oxygenase ferredoxin subunit, with amino-acid sequence MAFVKACALSELEEDTPKRVELDGTPVSVVRTEGEVFAIHDICSHANVSLSEGEVEDCQIECWLHGSAFDLRTGKPSGLPATRPVPVYPVKIEGDDVLVSVTQES; translated from the coding sequence ATGGCCTTCGTCAAAGCCTGTGCGCTGAGCGAGCTGGAGGAGGACACCCCCAAGCGGGTGGAACTCGACGGCACGCCGGTGTCCGTGGTCCGCACGGAGGGCGAGGTGTTCGCGATCCACGACATCTGCTCGCACGCCAACGTCTCCCTCTCGGAGGGCGAGGTGGAGGACTGCCAGATCGAGTGCTGGCTCCACGGCAGCGCCTTCGACCTCCGTACCGGCAAGCCGTCGGGCCTTCCCGCGACGCGCCCCGTCCCCGTATACCCCGTCAAGATCGAAGGGGACGATGTGCTCGTCTCCGTCACCCAGGAGTCCTGA
- a CDS encoding cysteine desulfurase, translated as MITLPGLLDTEAIRKDFPILDRVLHDGKKLVYLDNAATSQTPRQVIDVLSEYYEQHNANVHRGVHVLAEEATALYEGARDKVAAFINAPSRNEVIFTKNASESLNLVANMLGWADEPYRVDSDTEVVITEMEHHSNIVPWQLLSQRTGAKLKWFGLTDDGRLDLSNIEEVITEKTKIVSFTLVSNIMGTVNPVEAIVRRAQDVGALVLIDASQAAPHMVLDVQALQADFVAFTGHKMCGPTGIGVLWGRQELLEDLPPFLGGGEMIETVSMHSSTYAPAPHKFEAGTPPIAQAVGLGAAVDYLSSIGMDKIAQHEHALTEYAVKRLLEVPDLRIIGPATAEDRGAAISFTLGDIHPHDVGQVLDEQGIAVRVGHHCARPVCLRYGIPATTRASFYLYSTPAEVDALVDGLEHVRNFFG; from the coding sequence GTGATCACACTGCCGGGCCTCCTGGACACAGAGGCGATCCGTAAGGACTTCCCGATCCTCGACCGGGTGCTCCACGACGGCAAGAAGCTCGTCTACCTGGACAACGCGGCGACCTCCCAGACGCCGCGCCAGGTGATCGACGTACTCAGTGAGTACTACGAGCAGCACAACGCCAACGTCCACCGCGGCGTGCACGTGCTCGCCGAGGAGGCCACGGCGCTGTACGAGGGTGCCCGTGACAAGGTCGCCGCCTTCATCAACGCGCCGAGCCGTAACGAGGTGATCTTCACCAAGAACGCCTCGGAGTCGCTCAACCTCGTCGCGAACATGCTGGGCTGGGCCGACGAGCCCTACCGCGTGGACAGCGACACCGAGGTCGTCATCACGGAGATGGAGCACCACTCCAACATCGTTCCGTGGCAGCTGCTGTCGCAGCGCACCGGCGCGAAGCTGAAGTGGTTCGGCCTCACCGACGACGGCAGGCTCGACCTGTCGAACATCGAAGAGGTCATCACCGAGAAGACGAAGATCGTCTCCTTCACGCTGGTCTCCAACATCATGGGCACGGTCAACCCGGTCGAGGCGATCGTCCGCCGGGCGCAGGACGTCGGCGCGCTGGTGCTGATCGACGCCTCGCAGGCCGCGCCGCACATGGTGCTGGACGTGCAGGCGCTGCAGGCCGACTTCGTGGCCTTCACCGGCCACAAGATGTGCGGCCCGACCGGTATCGGTGTGCTGTGGGGCCGGCAGGAGCTCCTGGAGGACCTGCCGCCGTTCCTGGGCGGCGGCGAGATGATCGAGACCGTGTCGATGCACTCGTCCACCTACGCTCCCGCGCCGCACAAGTTCGAGGCGGGCACGCCCCCGATCGCCCAGGCCGTCGGCCTCGGCGCGGCCGTGGACTACCTGAGCTCGATCGGCATGGACAAGATCGCCCAGCACGAGCACGCGCTCACCGAGTACGCGGTGAAGCGGCTGCTGGAGGTCCCGGACCTGCGGATCATCGGCCCTGCCACGGCCGAGGACCGCGGTGCCGCGATCTCCTTCACGCTCGGTGACATCCACCCGCACGACGTGGGCCAGGTCCTCGACGAGCAGGGCATCGCGGTGCGCGTGGGTCACCACTGCGCGCGCCCCGTCTGCCTGCGGTACGGAATTCCTGCGACCACGCGGGCGTCGTTCTATCTGTACTCCACGCCGGCAGAGGTCGATGCTCTGGTCGACGGCCTGGAGCACGTCCGTAACTTCTTCGGGTAG
- a CDS encoding DUF4232 domain-containing protein, translating to MPRTIGRTTAGVVAAVTAAGVLAGCGGQSAGASGDRDFRVKADRLDPSAFPTYGAPAPAVTPSVAPTPATCPRSGVVVSTGVVDTAMGRRATVVELKNCGTRPYDVNGYPRIGALDENREALDLTITHDHPYTDAGRDQGPRPLTLAPGQSVKSVLNWNNRVTSFDPVTEGAYLVVTPRDGETPQTLPFRLDIGTSGELDVTAWARDLLG from the coding sequence ATGCCGAGGACGATCGGACGGACGACAGCGGGCGTGGTGGCCGCTGTGACCGCCGCCGGAGTGCTGGCCGGCTGCGGGGGGCAGAGCGCTGGTGCGTCCGGGGACCGCGACTTCAGGGTGAAGGCGGACCGGCTTGATCCGTCCGCGTTCCCGACGTACGGCGCCCCCGCTCCGGCGGTGACCCCGTCGGTGGCGCCCACCCCGGCCACGTGTCCCCGCTCGGGAGTCGTCGTGAGCACGGGCGTCGTCGACACGGCCATGGGCCGGCGGGCCACCGTCGTCGAGCTGAAGAACTGCGGCACCCGGCCCTACGACGTCAACGGTTACCCCCGGATCGGCGCCCTCGACGAGAACCGGGAGGCGCTGGACCTGACCATCACCCACGACCACCCGTACACCGACGCCGGGCGGGACCAGGGGCCACGACCGCTGACGCTGGCGCCCGGCCAGAGCGTGAAGTCGGTCCTCAACTGGAACAACCGGGTGACCTCCTTCGACCCGGTCACCGAAGGCGCCTACCTGGTGGTCACGCCGAGGGACGGGGAGACGCCGCAGACCCTGCCGTTCCGCCTGGACATCGGTACGTCCGGCGAGCTGGACGTCACCGCGTGGGCGCGGGACCTGCTGGGCTGA
- a CDS encoding metal-sulfur cluster assembly factor: MSENETTLTKPASEEEVREALYDVVDPELGIDVVNLGLIYGIHIDDSNVATLDMTLTSAACPLTDVIEDQAKAATDGIVNELKINWVWMPPWGPDKITDDGREQLRALGFNV, translated from the coding sequence ATGAGCGAGAACGAGACGACCCTCACGAAACCGGCGTCCGAGGAGGAGGTCCGCGAGGCGCTGTACGACGTCGTGGACCCCGAGCTGGGCATCGACGTCGTCAACCTCGGCCTCATCTACGGCATCCACATCGACGACTCCAACGTCGCGACCCTGGACATGACGCTGACGTCGGCTGCCTGTCCGCTGACCGACGTGATCGAGGACCAGGCGAAGGCCGCGACCGACGGCATCGTCAACGAGTTGAAGATCAACTGGGTCTGGATGCCGCCGTGGGGTCCGGACAAGATCACGGACGACGGCCGGGAGCAGCTCCGCGCGCTCGGTTTCAACGTCTGA
- the dapA gene encoding 4-hydroxy-tetrahydrodipicolinate synthase translates to MTSSPPFGRALCAMVTPFTADGALDLDGAQELAARLVDAGCDGLVLSGTTGESPTTSDDEKTELVRAVVRAVGERAVVVAGVGTPDTRHTVRLAQAAEAAGAAGLLVVTPYYSRPPQAAVAAHFRQVADAVGVPLMLYDIPGRTGTRVEPDTMLRLAEHPRIVAVKDCAYDLLGSSKVIAGSGLAYYSGCEELNLPLYAVGGAGFVSTVANVAAPHLRSVLGAHDAGDNARATALHQATLPLTELMMASGLPGTVTAKAVLGALGLPGGPVREPLQPAGREALDGLLAAYEELTGGQLDGVPQSRT, encoded by the coding sequence ATGACCTCCTCTCCTCCCTTCGGCCGCGCCCTGTGCGCCATGGTCACGCCCTTCACCGCCGACGGTGCCCTCGATCTGGACGGGGCGCAGGAGCTGGCCGCCCGGCTGGTCGACGCCGGCTGCGACGGCCTGGTGCTCTCCGGTACGACCGGCGAGTCGCCGACCACCTCCGACGACGAGAAGACCGAGCTCGTGCGGGCGGTCGTGCGGGCGGTCGGCGAGCGGGCCGTCGTCGTCGCGGGCGTGGGCACCCCCGACACCCGGCACACCGTCCGGCTGGCGCAGGCCGCGGAGGCGGCGGGCGCGGCCGGACTGCTCGTGGTGACCCCGTACTACAGCCGCCCTCCGCAGGCGGCCGTGGCCGCGCACTTCCGGCAGGTGGCCGACGCCGTGGGCGTCCCGCTGATGCTGTACGACATCCCCGGCCGCACGGGCACCCGCGTCGAACCGGACACGATGCTGCGGCTCGCGGAACATCCGCGGATCGTGGCCGTCAAGGACTGCGCCTACGACCTGCTCGGCAGCTCGAAGGTCATCGCGGGCAGCGGCCTGGCGTACTACTCGGGGTGCGAGGAGCTGAATCTGCCGCTGTACGCGGTGGGCGGCGCGGGCTTCGTCTCCACGGTGGCCAACGTCGCGGCCCCGCACCTGCGGTCCGTCCTGGGCGCCCACGACGCCGGCGACAACGCGCGCGCCACGGCACTGCACCAGGCCACGCTGCCGCTCACCGAGCTGATGATGGCGTCCGGCCTGCCGGGCACGGTGACCGCCAAGGCGGTGCTCGGGGCGCTGGGCCTGCCCGGCGGGCCGGTGCGCGAACCACTGCAGCCCGCCGGACGCGAGGCGCTCGACGGGCTGCTGGCGGCGTACGAGGAGCTGACCGGCGGTCAGCTCGACGGGGTTCCTCAGTCGCGCACGTAG
- the sufC gene encoding Fe-S cluster assembly ATPase SufC: MATLEIRDLHVSVEADNATKEILKGVDLTVKQGETHAIMGPNGSGKSTLAYSLAGHPKYTITGGTVTLDGEDVLEMSVDERARAGLFLAMQYPVEIPGVSVSNFLRTSATAIRGEAPKLRTWVKEVKEAMERLNMDPAFAERNVNEGFSGGEKKRHEILQLELLKPKIAVLDETDSGLDVDALRIVSEGVNRVRESGEVGTLLITHYTRILRYIKPDHVHVFANGRIVESGGPELADKLENEGYEAYTTKGGVTA, encoded by the coding sequence ATGGCAACGCTTGAAATCCGCGACCTGCACGTTTCCGTCGAGGCCGACAACGCCACGAAGGAGATCCTCAAGGGCGTCGACCTGACCGTGAAGCAGGGCGAGACCCACGCCATCATGGGCCCCAACGGCTCCGGCAAGTCGACCCTCGCCTACTCGCTGGCCGGCCACCCCAAGTACACGATCACCGGCGGCACCGTCACCCTGGACGGCGAGGACGTCCTGGAGATGAGCGTCGACGAGCGCGCCCGCGCCGGCCTCTTCCTCGCCATGCAGTACCCGGTCGAGATCCCCGGCGTCTCGGTCTCCAACTTCCTGCGCACCTCCGCCACGGCCATCCGCGGCGAGGCCCCCAAGCTGCGTACCTGGGTGAAGGAGGTCAAGGAGGCCATGGAGCGCCTCAACATGGACCCCGCCTTCGCCGAGCGCAACGTCAACGAGGGCTTCTCCGGCGGTGAGAAGAAGCGCCACGAGATCCTTCAGCTCGAGCTGCTCAAGCCGAAGATCGCGGTCCTCGACGAGACCGACTCCGGCCTGGACGTCGACGCGCTGCGCATCGTCTCCGAGGGCGTCAACCGCGTCCGCGAGAGCGGCGAGGTCGGCACCCTGCTGATCACGCACTACACGCGCATCCTGCGCTACATCAAGCCCGACCACGTGCACGTCTTCGCGAACGGCCGGATCGTCGAGTCGGGCGGCCCCGAGCTCGCCGACAAGCTGGAGAACGAGGGCTACGAGGCATACACCACCAAGGGAGGCGTCACCGCGTGA
- a CDS encoding VOC family protein, with amino-acid sequence MAVSLYQIAVDCQDAPTLARFWTEVLDWQILYEDPEEIVIGAGPDALPGIVFLTVPEGKTAKNRLHLDLSPDDRDAEVERIIALGARRVEVGQGEDVTWVVLADPEDNEFCVLRPKKTLLD; translated from the coding sequence ATGGCCGTTTCTCTGTACCAGATCGCCGTCGACTGCCAGGACGCCCCGACGCTCGCCCGGTTCTGGACCGAGGTCCTCGACTGGCAGATCCTCTACGAGGACCCGGAAGAGATCGTCATCGGCGCCGGACCCGACGCGCTGCCCGGCATCGTGTTCCTCACCGTGCCGGAGGGCAAGACCGCCAAGAACCGGCTGCACCTCGATCTGAGCCCCGACGACCGGGACGCCGAGGTGGAGCGGATCATCGCTCTCGGCGCCCGCAGGGTCGAGGTCGGACAGGGCGAGGACGTCACCTGGGTCGTCCTCGCCGATCCCGAGGACAACGAGTTCTGTGTGCTGCGGCCGAAGAAGACGCTGCTCGACTAG
- the dapD gene encoding 2,3,4,5-tetrahydropyridine-2,6-dicarboxylate N-succinyltransferase codes for MTDTSSAPRTTGAVAAGLATVTADGVVLDTWFPAPELVAEPGPAGTERLTAERAVDLLGAAAAKAVGPDARRGVEVVAVRTVIASLDDKPLDAHDAYLRLHLLSHRLVKPHGQNLDGLFGLLANVAWTSLGPVAVDQVETVRLNARAEGLHLQVTSIDKFPRMTDYVAPKGVRIADADRVRLGAHLAEGTTVMHEGFVNFNAGTLGTSMVEGRISAGVVVGDGSDIGGGASTMGTLSGGGNVIIAIGERCLIGAEAGVGIALGDECVVEAGLYVTAGTRVTLPDGQIVKARELSGASNILFRRNSVTGTVEARPNNAVWGGLNDVLHSHN; via the coding sequence ATGACCGACACGTCTTCCGCACCCCGTACCACCGGCGCCGTCGCCGCCGGCCTCGCCACCGTCACCGCCGACGGCGTTGTTCTCGACACCTGGTTCCCCGCCCCCGAGCTCGTCGCCGAGCCCGGCCCGGCCGGTACCGAGCGGCTGACCGCCGAGCGGGCCGTCGATCTCCTCGGCGCCGCGGCCGCGAAGGCCGTCGGCCCCGACGCGCGACGCGGTGTCGAGGTCGTCGCCGTACGCACCGTCATCGCCTCGCTCGACGACAAGCCGCTGGACGCCCACGACGCCTACCTGCGTCTGCACCTGCTCTCCCACCGGCTCGTGAAGCCGCACGGGCAGAACCTGGACGGCCTCTTCGGCCTCCTCGCCAATGTCGCGTGGACCAGCCTCGGGCCCGTCGCCGTCGACCAGGTCGAGACCGTGCGGCTGAACGCCCGCGCCGAGGGCCTGCACCTCCAGGTCACCTCGATCGACAAGTTCCCGCGGATGACGGACTACGTCGCGCCCAAGGGCGTGCGCATCGCCGACGCCGACCGTGTCCGCCTCGGCGCGCACCTCGCCGAGGGCACCACCGTGATGCACGAGGGCTTCGTCAACTTCAACGCCGGCACCCTCGGCACCTCGATGGTCGAGGGCCGCATCTCCGCCGGCGTCGTCGTCGGCGACGGCTCCGACATCGGCGGCGGCGCCTCCACCATGGGCACCCTGTCCGGCGGCGGCAACGTGATCATCGCGATCGGCGAGCGCTGCCTCATCGGCGCGGAGGCGGGCGTCGGCATCGCGCTCGGCGACGAGTGCGTCGTCGAGGCCGGCCTGTACGTCACGGCCGGCACCCGCGTCACGCTGCCCGACGGCCAGATCGTCAAGGCCCGTGAGCTCTCCGGCGCGAGCAACATCCTCTTCCGCCGCAACTCGGTCACCGGCACCGTCGAGGCCCGCCCGAACAACGCGGTCTGGGGCGGCCTCAACGACGTGCTGCACAGCCACAACTGA
- the sufU gene encoding Fe-S cluster assembly sulfur transfer protein SufU, producing MKLDSMYQDVILDHYKHPHGRGLRDGDAEVHHVNPTCGDEITLRVKYDGSRIEDVSYEGQGCSISQASASVLNELLVGKELAEAQKIQGTFLELMQSKGQIEPDDAMEEVLEDAVAFAGVSKYPARVKCALLSWMAWKDATAQAMGEDRDKAARKTA from the coding sequence GTGAAGCTGGATTCGATGTACCAGGACGTCATCCTGGACCACTACAAGCACCCCCACGGGCGGGGCTTGCGGGACGGCGACGCCGAGGTGCACCACGTCAACCCGACGTGCGGCGACGAGATCACCCTCCGTGTGAAGTACGACGGATCGCGTATCGAGGACGTGTCCTACGAGGGCCAGGGCTGTTCCATCAGCCAGGCCAGCGCCTCCGTCCTGAACGAACTTCTGGTCGGCAAGGAGCTCGCAGAGGCGCAGAAGATCCAGGGCACGTTCCTGGAGCTGATGCAGTCCAAGGGGCAGATCGAGCCGGACGACGCGATGGAGGAGGTGCTGGAGGACGCGGTCGCGTTCGCCGGCGTCTCCAAGTACCCCGCCCGTGTGAAATGCGCGCTGTTGAGCTGGATGGCGTGGAAGGACGCGACGGCCCAGGCGATGGGCGAAGACCGCGACAAGGCTGCGAGGAAGACCGCATGA